GTGACATCTGTGATACACTTTACAGCTATGATGTTCATGGATTCCATGATTGCATATCTGATGGTCTTTGGTCCCCAGTAACCGCCATACCAGTTGAATACCTGATTACCATTCTCGTAGTAATATGGGGCATCGTCGTACACAGTGGCGAGAGACATGTTGCATGCCTCAAGTGCTGGGAGATATGTTGCAACGATCTTGAAGCAGGAACCAGGCTGTCTGGTTGCTTCAGTGGCACGGTTGAATGATCTGTTCTCGGTCTTCTCACCACGTCCTCCGACAAGTGCCTTTACCTGACCTGTCTTTTGATCCATGAGGGTAAATGAGACCTGTGGCTGGATGACAAGCTTGAATGTCTCAAGAAATACATCGTCACCGCTCTTTTCGATCATGGCAGCTTTGAAAGTGTCTGCATCAGCCCTAGCCTCATCCTCACTGTAGTATCTCGCACTATATTCGTATCCCTGCTGTTCGGTGAACCAGCTCTCCATATTCTCAACACTGTAGTTGGTCTGGACCTTTGTCTCCTTATCAATAAGTGTGAGAGCATAGTTCAACTGGTATACAGGTTCTGGCCAGTAAGAAGCATCGTTTACGACTGAATCAGCGATCTCCTGGATCTCCGGATCCTGGCAGACGATAACTTTGAGACCGCCGGACCATATCATAGTCTCGGCATCTTCCTCTGAGTATCCCTTGGCTTCCAGATCAGACTGAAGCTGCTTGATGACCTCGTCTGTGTAATATGAGTTGACCTCTGTCTTCTCCTCTTCACTGTCTTTCTTAGATATCTTTGCTATTCTGTCATACACCTTATCGTTTAAGGCCTCATCGTACTGAGCCTTTGTTATATATTCAAGATCCAGCATATATTTCAGAACCATTTTTCTTCTTTTAGCATTCTCCTCAGGATAAACTATGGGATCATACTTTGATGGGTTCTGAGGAATTGATGCAAGCACTGTACACTCGGAAACAGATAGCTGGCTGAGATCTTTATCAAAATAATTCTTGGCAGCTGTCTCAACACCGTAGCAGCCCTGGCCAAGGTATATCGTGTTCAGATAATACTCGACTATGTGTTCCTTGCTTATCTGCTTCTCCATCTCAACAGCGAGATACTGTTCCTGAACCTTACGTTCAAGAGACTGCAGGAAAGTGGTCTCGTTAAGACCAACGTTGAAAACGTTGTTCTTGATGAGCTGCTGTGTGAGGGTTGAAGCACCCTCGTCGAAGTCACCCTTGCTGAGACCCTGTATGAAAGCTCTTGCAATACCCTGTACATCGATACCGTTGTGCTCCCAGAAACGCCTGTCCTCTATTGCAACAAATGCGTTTACAAGGTCTGCCGGTATGGAGTCATAGTATACATACTCTCTGTTGGAATTAAAGTTTGCAAGAGTAGTGATCTCCTTGCCATTCTGGTATACAAGTTTCGTCTTGTATCCTGTAGGTATAAGTGCCTCTGCATTTACATTTGGCGTGTCATCAAGGATTCCCTTCAGCGCGCCGAAACCGGCGCCCACACCAACGATGACAAATGCGAGGATCAGAACCAGAAGCGCTTTAAAAAACGAGATACTGAACTTCCTCCGGTTCCTTGGGAGTTTTGATACCAGCTCTTTTTGAGCCTTGACCGCTCCCTTTTTAGTAAAATCCATAAAAAGACCTCCTTAAATGTGGGAAACAATATTCCCAGATATTTGATTGTAAGTTAATTTCATAAAATAATGGTGGGATATCCCACAAATACATACTTCAAATTAGTATATCAAATATAAGTATAATAATAAAGAAAAAAATAATGCAACAAAACAAAAATTAATAAAAGTGAAAAGACGGAACAAACCGGTTGCCTGAAATAAGGACCGATGTTAAAGTATAGACAGCAATAGTTAAGGAGGTACGGTATGTTTGCATCAATAGAGGAAGCAGTAGAGTACTGGAAAGACGAACTTTCTTATGTGGAAGACGCGAAGATAATAGGTTATGAGGGCGGATATCCTATAGTAGAATTTACTATAAAGGATGCGGCCTGGGATCTGGTGAAGGACAAGAAAAAATTTCCAAGGATAGTGAGATCATCCGAGATGGAGGGCGGAATAGAAGTTGGCGTGTCAACATGTTTTTATAAAACAGCTTCGCTTGAATGGAATCCACCAGTCATGAGGATATGCGGATATCCGGAGGTCATAAACAGGATTCTGAACAAGGTCATGTAGGACCTCGCGATGACTGATTGACAGGAGTTATATATTTGATGAACTAAAAATACCCCTGCAGATACATAAACAGGTATCTGCAGGGGTATTTTAATCATGGGGACGGCAGATAAATTTGCGGATAAAAAGAGAAATGATGGCAACAGTGAAATCAAATATTAGGAGGATGATCATGAACAGAGAGATACGTACAGATCTTGCTATAGAGCTCAGGGAGAGTGCCGGCGGGAATACAGAGATGGAGGGAGTACGTGTAAAGACAGTTGTAAATGAGGACAAGAGTATAAGAACTACTACTATAGATGTTATCAATGAGGCGGGGGAGAAAAATCTGAAGAAGGCAAAGGGCAGATATATAACAATAGAAAGCCGACACCTAAAAGAGCCAGACGAGACGATAAATGAACAGTTGAAGGATGAACTCGGAGAAAGACTCAGACTCCTCACGGAGGGATGTGATAACATACTGGTGGTGGGGCTTGGCAACAGGCAGGTCACGCCAGATTCCATAGGTCCTCTTGTCGTTGACAATCTGTTTATAACAAGACACCTTGAGCCTTCACCGAAAGGAGGTGTGACGCTGAGTGCCATATGTCCCGGAGTTATGGCACAGACAGGCATAGAGACTCTGGATATAGTCAGGGGAATATGCGATAAGATCGATGCGGATGCAGTGATAGCGGTCGATGCCCTTGCCGCAAGAAGCAGCAAAAGACTCAACACGACCATACAGATAACAGATACTGGGATAAGTCCGGGATCAGGAGTTGGGAACAACAGAAAGACGCTCAGCGCAGACAACCTTGGAAGGCGTGTCATAGCACTTGGAGTTCCTACGGTGATATCAGTTCCATCCATCATAGATGATTCCTTAGATGAGATGGCTGATGCGTTTAACGAGACATATGGCAGAAAGATCATGAGAGAATTTACAGAGGGACAGAGATATCAGATAGCTAGAAGTCTCATAGATGAAGACATGGCTGATATGTTTGTCACACCGAAAAATATAGATGAGCTTGCGAAAAGAATAAGCTATACCATATCCGAGGCGATAAATGCCCTCACCCTGTAGGTTTATATGCATTGGTGTCACACCATGATAATCATATGTGCCGGATTTGGGTAATGTTTTTCGCATTATACACATATACTTGAATGATAGGATCCGTAAATGACCTTGTTTGAGGGGTGTGTTGTTATGAATAAGAAGATCAGAGACAAGATATTGTATATTCTGGCATGGATCATCATGGTATGTGCCGGGATACTCATACAGACAGGTGAAACAGACCGGCTGTGGCAGATAATATACAGGGGAGTTTATGACAATACCGCGGGAGGAAACGCCGGCTCAGTGAGAAGCTGCGTGGATACAGATGTCGAGGATTATGTAAATTACTGGGAATCCCAGGTGAGGGAGGTATGCGATGACGGCATAAGGGATGCAGGAAAAGGCGGTGGGAGTGGAGCCCTGACTGAAAATGGTGCAGACTGTGAAAATTCCAGCGGAGCAGAGTCAGCCGGTGAGACAGAGAATACAGATACTGCGGATGATGAGGCGGTGAAGGCTGCAAAAACCCAGGCGAGAGCTGAGCGGGTCCGCGGATCTGAGAGCACAGTACCTGTAATGGCAGATATATCAAGTTCGTATATAGGAATGGATCCGGATACGCTGCTGTCATACTGCTACAACGCCACCTATCCAAAATGTGTAAAGAGCGATGAGCTGGATGCGGAGGATCTGCTAGGAAAGGATATGTCGCTGGACATGAGCACGGGAGGTTATAAAGTCCTGATATACCACACGCACAGTTCTGAGGCATATGCGGATTCACGCTCCGGCGAAGTAGATGATACAGTGGTTGGACTTGGACAGCAGCTTGCAGATATACTCACGGATACCTATGGAATACCGGTTTACCACGACACGACGCCGTACGATATGATGACGGGAACCTTAGACAGAAATGCGTCATATGATTACTCGAGGGAGGGTGTATCAGAGATACTTGCGGAGCATCCTGAGATAGAGGTGATGATAGATCTGCACCGTGATGGAGTGCCAGACGATACCAGACTGGTAACTGAGGTAAATGGAAACGAGACAGCTCAGATAATGCTCATAAATGGTATGTGCCGTGATGAGGAGGGAAATGATGTGGATTACTGGAGCAATGATAACAAGGTAGACAATATGGCATTTGCACTCCAGACGTACCTTGCGGGCAGGGGGAACTATGGTGATATAATGCGAAAGATATATATAAGCACCTGCCGTTACAACATGGATCTTATGCCTCACGCCATGCTGGCGGAGATTGGCGCTCAGACAAACACGATCGAGGAGGCCAGAAATGCTATGGAACCATTTGCGGCGATGCTGGCAAAGGTACTGCTTGAACAATAAGTGCTGAATAATAAGCCAAATAATAAGTAATCTTTTCTCTTGCAGAGGAATGACAATACATGATATATTAACGTCAAATGCGTAAATCAGATACAGGATAAGGATGTGGAGAGATAAACATGGAGCATAT
This sequence is a window from Coprococcus eutactus. Protein-coding genes within it:
- a CDS encoding PBP1A family penicillin-binding protein; this translates as MDFTKKGAVKAQKELVSKLPRNRRKFSISFFKALLVLILAFVIVGVGAGFGALKGILDDTPNVNAEALIPTGYKTKLVYQNGKEITTLANFNSNREYVYYDSIPADLVNAFVAIEDRRFWEHNGIDVQGIARAFIQGLSKGDFDEGASTLTQQLIKNNVFNVGLNETTFLQSLERKVQEQYLAVEMEKQISKEHIVEYYLNTIYLGQGCYGVETAAKNYFDKDLSQLSVSECTVLASIPQNPSKYDPIVYPEENAKRRKMVLKYMLDLEYITKAQYDEALNDKVYDRIAKISKKDSEEEKTEVNSYYTDEVIKQLQSDLEAKGYSEEDAETMIWSGGLKVIVCQDPEIQEIADSVVNDASYWPEPVYQLNYALTLIDKETKVQTNYSVENMESWFTEQQGYEYSARYYSEDEARADADTFKAAMIEKSGDDVFLETFKLVIQPQVSFTLMDQKTGQVKALVGGRGEKTENRSFNRATEATRQPGSCFKIVATYLPALEACNMSLATVYDDAPYYYENGNQVFNWYGGYWGPKTIRYAIMESMNIIAVKCITDVTPQLAYDYLLKLGFTTLVDRKTDSDGLILSDINQSLALGGLTNGITNLEITAAYATIANGGNYIKPVFYTEVYDHDGNILIDNREPEKTRVISEQTAWLLTSAMHDVVVGGTGSGANSSTGMYTAGKTGTTSGDFDNWFCGYNPYFTASIWLGNDENITYSPGSIKCYMWRDIMDQIIEKKGLDTSVTFEMPDGIVQATVCSDTGLLPSNGCPTVTDYFDASKLPTKYCPGVKKVTVCNESHMLANKACPETTTYIYKLNSDGEYVLDGYMWDQSLLKEHCNIHLDKKKDKKTTTQKTTQTTEATTTEEPTPEPTTEEPTSEDPPTDEPTSEDPPTDEPTSEDPPTDEPTSEDPTTSEDIVTTEDQSGGE
- the spoIIP gene encoding stage II sporulation protein P, which translates into the protein MNKKIRDKILYILAWIIMVCAGILIQTGETDRLWQIIYRGVYDNTAGGNAGSVRSCVDTDVEDYVNYWESQVREVCDDGIRDAGKGGGSGALTENGADCENSSGAESAGETENTDTADDEAVKAAKTQARAERVRGSESTVPVMADISSSYIGMDPDTLLSYCYNATYPKCVKSDELDAEDLLGKDMSLDMSTGGYKVLIYHTHSSEAYADSRSGEVDDTVVGLGQQLADILTDTYGIPVYHDTTPYDMMTGTLDRNASYDYSREGVSEILAEHPEIEVMIDLHRDGVPDDTRLVTEVNGNETAQIMLINGMCRDEEGNDVDYWSNDNKVDNMAFALQTYLAGRGNYGDIMRKIYISTCRYNMDLMPHAMLAEIGAQTNTIEEARNAMEPFAAMLAKVLLEQ
- the gpr gene encoding GPR endopeptidase; the protein is MNREIRTDLAIELRESAGGNTEMEGVRVKTVVNEDKSIRTTTIDVINEAGEKNLKKAKGRYITIESRHLKEPDETINEQLKDELGERLRLLTEGCDNILVVGLGNRQVTPDSIGPLVVDNLFITRHLEPSPKGGVTLSAICPGVMAQTGIETLDIVRGICDKIDADAVIAVDALAARSSKRLNTTIQITDTGISPGSGVGNNRKTLSADNLGRRVIALGVPTVISVPSIIDDSLDEMADAFNETYGRKIMREFTEGQRYQIARSLIDEDMADMFVTPKNIDELAKRISYTISEAINALTL